TCCTGAGCTGGTGCCCGCGAGCACACTTGACGAGTACAAAGACAGTTTAATCAAGCTTACCTGCTTGTGGTTACCGACCAAGGTAGATGCTGAGAGTTTATTAGTTATTGAAAGGGCGCCTTTTCCAGCATCTGATATTGAACCGCGAGAAAGTCTGATGGCCTTTCATCGATTGCTGATGTCAGAGGAGGAAGCCATGGACGCCGCGCAAAGAGATCTTGATGCGGTATTTCAGCGCGTGACGATCAACATGGACTTGTTTTCGTCCAATTCGTTTCCGTTGCCGTTCCTAAACGAATTGAGCGAAGGAGAGAGTCGAGATCTGGATGGCAATCGTTTCACCTTCGTTGGAGAGCAAGACGAGGTCAGTGGAAACGCATGTCGGACCACGAAATTTGAAATGTTTGGTTCCTACCAGGGGCGAGATGTGGTGATTGATCACTGCTTCTCTGAGGAGTTCTACTTCAACCTTTTGACATCAGTAAACTTGCCCAAAGCGAGCGGTGTTGAGACTAGATCATTCAGGGTCGTGGATGTGGTCGTCGAGTAGAACAATGCATGTCCCATCAATTTCAATTCTGGTTTTATCTGTTGGGATTTCTCTCGTGAGCTGCAAGGCTGATGAGAAGGAAGCCGCGCCGGCGAGTCACGCTAGGTTAGAAGCTGTGCCGGCTAGCGCTACGCCTCCTCGTCCGGCGGTCGACGAGAGTGAGGAAGTTAAGATTGACGCGCATTGCGAGATGATCTCTCGTGACCCTGAAATGTTGGGGCGAGTACGTGTAGACGAGGGCCAAGTCCTCGTGGAAAGTCCGTCTCTTTTTGAGGATGGGACTGCTAAGATTCCCGTGGGTGCTTACGGACTGCTCAACGAGGTGTCGTATCAGATTTGCAAGACTCCTGAGATACGTCTCTTGGAGATTGGAGTTCATACGAGCACTCGGGGCTCCAGCGCGTTCAATGAGCGTCTAAGTCAAGATCGTGCTGACGCGCTGATGGAGTATCTTTCAGATTTCATCGAACCTAGTCGGCTTCAGGCCAAAGGATACGGCGAGTCAGAAGGGGTATCCGAGGGTTTCTATGAGTTTCGAATTGTTCAATAGCAGTCAACTGAGGCGCATGAATGAGCTCTAACGATTCAGAACAGAGCAAAAAAGTTGGTGTTCAGGTGTTTTGGCCAATCCTGCTGGTGGTTTTTCTGGCCCTTCTCGTTTTTCTCGTCATGAGTCGCCCTTGTGAGTGGTTTCGGCTCCGCATTATCGTCTTTAGTTCGGACTATGGTTGGACGGATACGGTATCAGCTCCTTTTGGAAAGGAGTGCGCGGTTTGGTCCCAAGAAAATCCGATGTGGGCCATGGAGGGGGATTTTGACGCGCTCGGAAATCGGAAGAACAACGACATTATTCCTCTGGTAACGTTTTGATGAAGTCGCGATTTAACAAAATAGAGCTTGCGCTCCTCGGTGTCTCGACGGTGTTGGCGATCTTCCTAGTTGCCCAGCTCTTTCGCCCTTGCGAGGTCTTCCGCATTAGGACCGTCGTGAGTTGGGAGGAGTTTGGTTGGTGGAACACTGGCGTGAACTTCGATCCTGACAACGGATGTGTGTGCTATCAATACGACCGTGACGACCCACTGGTGCTCAAGGAGGGGGATGTGGCCCCTAAGCCATATGAGGAAGTTAGGCCTCCGGATGATGAGGTCCTGATTTGGTAGCATTTTTGACGGGAGGGTTATGAAAGACCAAGAATCTTTGTGTTTTTACGGGACGCGAGTTGACCTTTCTCCGGGGGAAGAGATTCGTCCTGATGGAGGCGAACTATTTTGTACGCGAGAGCTGGATGCCGCGATTTGGGCGGCCGAGCTTGCCGACGGTGAAGGGCTTCCACGCGTGTTTCGGGTGGCTCCGAAGGGGAGTTTAGTGGACTTATCCGAGTCGCCGGATTTTCAGCGCCCTCCACATCCGTCAATGACTTTGCGCACGACCGAGCCACTAGTGGTGCTCGGAGAAGTTACGTCCTGGAACTTCTACCACGGGACCAAGGCGGATTTGCGGCCTGGAGACTTGATTGCGCCGGGCTTTGCGGCCAACCATGGCCCCACGGCACGGTTGGCAAACTACGTCTATTTTACCAAAACCCTGGACGCATCCATTTGGGGAGCCGAGCTGGCGGTAGGTGAGGGTCCTGGACGCATCTATATCGTTGAACCCATCGGTGAATACGAGGATGATCCGAACCTCACGAATATGAAGTTTAAGGGAAATCCAACCAAGTCATTCCGGTCCAAGGATGCCCTGCGCGTGGTGGCCGAGGTAGCTGAATGGACGGGCCACGACGCCTCCGTAGTTCAGTTGATGAAAGAAGGGCTTCAACGCCTCGCAGAAGCAGGTGTGGAGCCTGAAGATTGATCTCGATTCATCTCGTTAGCTGGTCGACCCAGTCCATGGTGATTTCAGTGACAATCTCCTCCGGTATCTCGCTAAAGTATTCTTTGAAGACTGCGAGGGGCTTGCCGCTCTTAAACCAATCCGGGACAGGCATGCCCACGTAGGGTTTGCCGTGATCTTTTGGTTTTTGAGGACGGAAGCCGTCGGTGTACGTGATGTCTCCGTTGAGCTCGTAGCCCCAGCCTTGCACTTTGGCGCGTCTGAAAACTTCGACGACATGGGCGGTGCTCGTTTCTTGAGCGATTTTCCTGAGGTGCTCGAGGTGTTCAGCGGGAATCTCAACACCCTCTCGTTCGGCTAGTCCTCGGATGACTTCGTCCAGAACCCAGGGTTCTGGATCGTCGAGTTTGAAAATCATATCGATGCGCCCGGGCCGGCGCAGAGCTTGAGGAAGGGTTTCGTGATCATTCGATGTCATGAGGATGTATGGGACATCACAATGGCCTTCTTCAAAGAGAGAGAGCTTGGATTCGAGATTGTAGGAAATCCGATCGATATCATCCACGATCACCATCTCGGGGTCGAGCATCTGCAAGAGCATCTTCCACTCGCTCGCCGCAACATTGCTGAGGTATTCGGAGGTCAGGATCAATGTTCTGGACGAAAGGCGGCGCGCAGCTTCGCGGCAGAGGGTAGACTTTCCGGTGCCAGGTTTTCCTTGGAAGAGGATGTTGCGTCTCAAGCCCTGAGCTCGAAAGTGGTCGAGTTCCTCAATCAAAGACGAGTTACCAAGGTAGGGAGAGTCGCTGAGGTCGACGGGACTTATGGACTCGCGGTTATCAACGACGTCTAGAAGTAGGGCGGTTTCTTTGCCCCAGAAGTACGCTCGCACTCCCTCAAACACTCTCTTGAGTGCTACCGAATCAGCTGGGAGGTAGACGGTTCCAAAGCTCGTATCTTCCAAGGGCTGGCGATCTCCCGAGCAGATGAATGATGCCCCGTTTGGCAATACAATTCGCACAAGCTGGGACTTCTGGAATTTGTACGCGAGCTCACGGGGTAGATTCCAGATGAGTTCGTTCCAGAGTCGGAATTGCCGCGATTCAGAGACCTCAAATCCGTGGTCGAGGCACCATTGGAATTCGGTTTCCCAGGTGCGGTTTTCCAAAGTTCTGTCGAGGAGGCGAGCACCCATTCCAAACCAAGACCCGGGATTCGTGGGACTAAATCCTGAGGTCATATCCGAGAGTTCCTCTAGCGACTCTCTTAAATCCTCAATGTGTACCCGGGCATGTTCAGGGATGCGTACTTCGCGAGTAAGCAGGCGGCTTGTAATGGCGAGTGCGGCTCCAATTCCTATTGCGTGCAACATGTACTTCTCCATGGGTTGGTGACCATATTAAGTACCCTTGGGTGCGGCACGTTTCGTGCCGAGTGTCACGATGAGCAGCTATAATGAGAAACGCCACCCAAGCGGTTGTATTCCGCTGGACGTTTTTGAGAACTTAAGTGGGCCAACTCGCTCGTTTGTTCGACGTAGGGGTCTTGGAAAAGGGCTTGAAGTTCCCTGACTCGGGAGTAGTCACCACGCTCTGCCATTTCGTACGCCGGAGCCACCAGCCATTCTCGCCACGTATACTTTGGATTGACGCGGCTCATTTTCGATTTGAGTGCGCCCGCATCTTGAGATTCTTCCTTGATCCTTGCCCGCCATTGCTCAAGCCAAGACCTGCAGTCCTCGGTATTCTGGGCGGATTGCAGCTGAAAACTCTCTTCCAAAGGCTCGATGCTTTCGGGGATCTCCGAGAGCGCACTAAAGAACATGGTGTAGTCGGCCTTGGACTTTTGCATCAAATTGATCAGGCTCGAAAAAAGGTCGGCATCGAACCGATCTAAGCCCAATTTGTTGGCCCACATCTGGCTGAGTTCGCGTTGCATATCGGCGGCAAAGAGTTGCTGAATCTGGTCCAGTTTTGCCAGGTGTTCATCGCTTTGAAGCAGGGGCCTTAGCGCGCTACAGAACGACTGGTAGTTCTTTTCGGCAGCTGCCGGCTGATTGAGGAACGAATAGTGTTGCCCTCCGCCGGTCCATGGCTGAAACCATGGGTCAAACGTTTCGCAAAAGCCAAACGGGCCGTAGTCGAGCGTGAACCCTCCAACCGCGCAGTTGTCGCTGTTGAAGTTTCCCTGACAATACCCAACACGAATCCAGTTTGCGACCAATGCCGTGAGGCGTTGGCGGAAGTGCTTTGCGAGTTCCAAAACCTGCTCAACAAACGGGAGCCCTTGGTCGATATCATCGGCATATTCGCGCTCGATGGCATGGGCCACTATCATTCGCAACTCTTCTTGGGCTTGAGGATGCGCGTTGCTCCGCGCGCGCCGGGCAAACAATTCGAGCTGGCCCACGCGCAAAAAGGAGGATGCCACGCGGGTCGAGATTGCAACTCGGTGAGGTTTCATGATGTCGGGTTCGAATGACTTTGAGCCTTCGGTGTACCACGGGCGCATCACCGACTCGGCGGTAGAGGCGTAGAGCGCAAGGGACCGGGATGTCGGGACCCCAAGCGCGTGCATGAACTCTTGAGCCAAGAACTCGCGGATGCTCGAGCGTAGGACCGCGCGGCCATCACCGCCACGGCAATAGGGCGTGGGTCCGCCGCCCTTGAGCTGAAGTTCCCATCGCTTGCCATTGTGGACGACCTCGGCCACAGAAATCGCGCGTCCGTCTCCGTAGCCGTTGCCAGTCCGGAAGGGGCATTGCTGCGTGTATTCGGTTCCGTAGATGGAGAGCGCGTAGCCGGTGGCCCAGCCGGTGGGCTTAAACGGGTCAGGCGCCTCTGAGAGGTCTCCCGAGAAGATGGCCCGGAACTGCGGATCCTGAGCTAGCTCGTCGTTTAACCCGAGCTCTTGGAAGAGGCTATGGCTGTGGCTCACATACTCTGGTGCGGCGATAGGAGTGGGTGCCACAGGTACAAAATGCCCCGACGTTACTTCGCGTGGTTGGTGGTCACGACCATCGGGCGCTGAATCTGGGGCCGCGTTGAGTCGCGAGGTAAACGAGAAATCGATCTTTTCCAATAGCTCTTGCATGCTTCACATTCTCGGTTTGTGACATAAGCCTTGAACTGCTTATGGGACAAGGAGCAGAGTACATCCCTATAAAATTCCCGCAATTCTCAAGGAGCGCAATTCGCAAGGCCTCTAAGGGGCCGTGAAAAGGCATAGTGTTACAGGAAGTCCAACATCTGCTGCCACGTAGAGGTAGTAGGTGTATCTCACGGTCAAACCCGTTGTTTTCGGACGCGGGATATGCCCCCAAGGCCTCAGAATTCACCCAGTTTGCCCCTAGGGCCAACCCGGTTGGGAAAAAACCGTTCATGAAGTTGTTTGGCTGGTCGATATCCCAGTTTGAGACCCCATCGGGCACTAGAGACGATGCATGGCAGCACACGCAGGCGGTGGATTTGATCTGAGACTTCACCCAATCGAGTTCTTGAACGTACTCGGGATCCTCGAGTCTAGCGTCCTCCTTTTCCGCGTCTTCCGGACGTGGGTAAGCGTAGTAGGGC
This Microvenator marinus DNA region includes the following protein-coding sequences:
- a CDS encoding OmpA family protein, whose product is MHVPSISILVLSVGISLVSCKADEKEAAPASHARLEAVPASATPPRPAVDESEEVKIDAHCEMISRDPEMLGRVRVDEGQVLVESPSLFEDGTAKIPVGAYGLLNEVSYQICKTPEIRLLEIGVHTSTRGSSAFNERLSQDRADALMEYLSDFIEPSRLQAKGYGESEGVSEGFYEFRIVQ
- the arr gene encoding NAD(+)--rifampin ADP-ribosyltransferase → MKDQESLCFYGTRVDLSPGEEIRPDGGELFCTRELDAAIWAAELADGEGLPRVFRVAPKGSLVDLSESPDFQRPPHPSMTLRTTEPLVVLGEVTSWNFYHGTKADLRPGDLIAPGFAANHGPTARLANYVYFTKTLDASIWGAELAVGEGPGRIYIVEPIGEYEDDPNLTNMKFKGNPTKSFRSKDALRVVAEVAEWTGHDASVVQLMKEGLQRLAEAGVEPED
- a CDS encoding ATP-binding protein, producing MLHAIGIGAALAITSRLLTREVRIPEHARVHIEDLRESLEELSDMTSGFSPTNPGSWFGMGARLLDRTLENRTWETEFQWCLDHGFEVSESRQFRLWNELIWNLPRELAYKFQKSQLVRIVLPNGASFICSGDRQPLEDTSFGTVYLPADSVALKRVFEGVRAYFWGKETALLLDVVDNRESISPVDLSDSPYLGNSSLIEELDHFRAQGLRRNILFQGKPGTGKSTLCREAARRLSSRTLILTSEYLSNVAASEWKMLLQMLDPEMVIVDDIDRISYNLESKLSLFEEGHCDVPYILMTSNDHETLPQALRRPGRIDMIFKLDDPEPWVLDEVIRGLAEREGVEIPAEHLEHLRKIAQETSTAHVVEVFRRAKVQGWGYELNGDITYTDGFRPQKPKDHGKPYVGMPVPDWFKSGKPLAVFKEYFSEIPEEIVTEITMDWVDQLTR
- a CDS encoding protein adenylyltransferase SelO, with the protein product MQELLEKIDFSFTSRLNAAPDSAPDGRDHQPREVTSGHFVPVAPTPIAAPEYVSHSHSLFQELGLNDELAQDPQFRAIFSGDLSEAPDPFKPTGWATGYALSIYGTEYTQQCPFRTGNGYGDGRAISVAEVVHNGKRWELQLKGGGPTPYCRGGDGRAVLRSSIREFLAQEFMHALGVPTSRSLALYASTAESVMRPWYTEGSKSFEPDIMKPHRVAISTRVASSFLRVGQLELFARRARSNAHPQAQEELRMIVAHAIEREYADDIDQGLPFVEQVLELAKHFRQRLTALVANWIRVGYCQGNFNSDNCAVGGFTLDYGPFGFCETFDPWFQPWTGGGQHYSFLNQPAAAEKNYQSFCSALRPLLQSDEHLAKLDQIQQLFAADMQRELSQMWANKLGLDRFDADLFSSLINLMQKSKADYTMFFSALSEIPESIEPLEESFQLQSAQNTEDCRSWLEQWRARIKEESQDAGALKSKMSRVNPKYTWREWLVAPAYEMAERGDYSRVRELQALFQDPYVEQTSELAHLSSQKRPAEYNRLGGVSHYSCSS